The following coding sequences lie in one Rissa tridactyla isolate bRisTri1 chromosome Z, bRisTri1.patW.cur.20221130, whole genome shotgun sequence genomic window:
- the FUT10 gene encoding alpha-(1,3)-fucosyltransferase 10, translating to MIRMRRKKLWASCFCFAAAFFLVMTLQVITELGSSENKASVISSLRSGPLKPVERHAFQFKKQELHSSFKTDSDVNHYPVVLWWSPLTGETGRLGQCGEDVCFFTINKTYQHNQMTRAFLFYGTDFSIDSLPLPRKDYHDWALFHEESPKNNYKLFHEPAITLFNHTATFSRHSHLPLTTQYLEGVEVLKSLRYMIPLQMKNSLRKRLAPLVYVQSDCNPPSDRDRYVRELMCHIEVDSYGECLHNRDLPQHLRNPAAMDDGNFYKILAQYKFILAFENAICEDYITEKLWRPLKLGVVPVYFGSPSVVDWLPSNKSAILVSSFSHPRELAHYIKTLDTDDQEYESYLQWKLKGDISNPRLLTAMKERKWGVQDITQDNYIDTFECMVCNRVWENIRRTEKGRLPLRWQAQVNHLSCPKPEAFWFSSSNPGWTSLQEMWIASFEQSKKEAWALRHLVERNRNFTSQEFWMLVFKE from the exons GTTATCACTGAACTGGGCAGTTCAGAGAATAAGGCGTCAGTAATCTCCAGTTTACGCAGTGGTCCATTAAAGCCTGTGGAGAGACACGCTTTTCAGTTTAAGAAGCAGGAGCTTCACAGCAGCTTCAAGACAGATTCTGATGTAAATCACTATCCGGTTGTGCTCTGGTGGTCTCCCCTGACTGGAGAGACAGGGAGATTGGGTCAGTGTGGAGAGGATGTTTGCTTCTTTACCATCAACAAGACCTACCAGCACAATCAGATGACGAGAGCGTTTCTGTTCTATG GTACTGACTTCAGTATAGACAGCCTACCCCTCCCTCGTAAAGACTACCATGATTGGGCCCTTTTCCATGAAGAGTCGCCAAAAAACAACTACAAACTCTTCCATGAACCAGCCATCACCTTATTCAACCACACTGCAACCTTTAGCCGCCATTCTCACCTACCGCTGACCACGCAGTACCTTGAGGGCGTAGAGGTCCTGAAATCATTGAGGTACATGATCCCACTGCAGATGAAGAACAGCCTGAGGAAGAGGCTTGCGCCACTTGTATATGTGCAGTCTGACTGCAACCCTCCTTCTGACCGGGACAGGTATGTGCGTGAGCTGATGTGCCACATTGAAGTAGACTCTTACGGGGAATGTCTGCATAACAGAGACCTTCCTCAGCATCTCAGAAATCCAGCTGCCATGGATGATGGGAACTTCTATAAAATACTGGCACAGTACAAGTTCattcttgcttttgaaaatgctATCTGTGAAGATTACATCACTGAAAAACTCTGGAGGCCACTGAAGTTGGGAGTGGTACCAGTGTACTTTGGGTCTCCCAGCGTTGTAGACTGGCTTCCTAGTAACAAGAGTGCAATCCTGGTGTCCAGTTTTTCACACCCTCGGGAGCTGGCCCACTATATCAAAACACTAGATACAGATGATCAAGAATATGAGTCCTACCTACAATGGAAACTGAAAGGGGACATTTCCAACCCAAGGTTGCTTACAGCGATGAAGGAACGTAAGTGGGGAGTGCAAGATATCACCCAGGACAATTACATTGACACCTTTGAGTGCATGGTGTGTAACAGAGTGTGGGAAAACATCAGAAGGACAGAAAAG GGACGGCTGCCTCTGAGGTGGCAGGCTCAGGTTAACCATCTGAGCTGCCCCAAACCAGAAGCGTTCTGGTTCTCATCTTCAAACCCTGGCTGGACTTCACTCCAAGAGATGTGGATAGCAAGCTTTGAGCAATCCAAGAAAGAAGCCTGGGCACTGAGGCACCTGGTggaaagaaacaggaattttACATCTCAAGAATTTTGGATGCTTGTATTCAAAGAATAA